From Halobacillus sp. Marseille-Q1614, the proteins below share one genomic window:
- a CDS encoding acetylornithine transaminase, protein MSLFPTYNRFPFTIESGEGTVVRDDHGKEYLDFVSGIAVCNLGHRPSVVKKAIQDQMERVWHVSNLYQIPIQKEAAQLLTEAAGLDYAFFCNSGAEANEAAIKLARKHTGKDKIITFQQSFHGRTFATMSATGQEKVQEGFGALLPTFEHLPFNDTDAVLELNDDSVAAIMVEVVQGEGGVVEAEESFLQAIENKCAELGALLIIDEVQTGAGRTGTPFAFQHYGLSPDIITSAKGLGSGFPVGAMAGKAYLSESFSAGSHGSTFGGNPLSSAAVKATLSTIFNDQFLHEVNEKSSYFMKQLKENLENVQGVAEVRGKGLMIGIEVDEQAIDYVHKLREKGLLAVLAGPKVVRLLPPLTVSYEELDQAAEMLQTTLSKQSANLKL, encoded by the coding sequence ATGAGTTTATTTCCTACTTACAATCGATTTCCATTTACGATTGAGTCAGGAGAGGGGACGGTCGTCCGGGATGATCATGGAAAAGAATATTTAGACTTCGTTTCCGGAATTGCTGTCTGCAATTTAGGTCATCGTCCGTCTGTCGTCAAGAAAGCCATCCAGGATCAAATGGAAAGAGTATGGCATGTCTCAAATTTATATCAAATTCCGATCCAGAAAGAAGCGGCTCAGCTGCTTACAGAAGCTGCAGGTCTTGATTATGCGTTTTTCTGTAACAGCGGTGCGGAGGCTAACGAAGCAGCAATTAAGCTGGCCCGAAAGCATACAGGAAAAGATAAGATCATTACGTTTCAGCAGTCGTTTCACGGCCGTACATTTGCGACGATGAGCGCGACCGGCCAGGAAAAAGTACAGGAAGGATTCGGCGCACTGCTGCCGACATTTGAACACCTTCCTTTTAATGACACAGACGCCGTTTTAGAGCTGAATGATGACAGTGTAGCCGCCATTATGGTCGAAGTCGTTCAGGGAGAAGGCGGCGTCGTAGAAGCTGAGGAGTCTTTTTTACAGGCGATTGAGAATAAGTGTGCTGAATTAGGCGCTTTATTAATCATAGATGAAGTGCAGACGGGAGCAGGGCGTACAGGAACTCCATTTGCTTTTCAGCATTATGGATTATCTCCGGATATTATTACATCAGCAAAGGGGCTCGGGAGCGGTTTTCCGGTTGGGGCGATGGCAGGAAAGGCTTACTTAAGTGAATCTTTCTCTGCAGGATCCCACGGCTCAACATTTGGAGGTAACCCGCTCTCATCAGCAGCTGTAAAAGCTACCCTGTCTACAATCTTTAATGACCAATTTTTACATGAAGTTAATGAGAAAAGCAGCTATTTTATGAAACAATTAAAAGAGAATCTAGAAAATGTCCAGGGAGTAGCGGAGGTTCGCGGAAAAGGGCTGATGATCGGGATAGAAGTTGACGAACAGGCGATTGATTATGTTCATAAACTTCGAGAAAAAGGGCTTCTTGCTGTACTGGCTGGACCTAAAGTCGTGAGGCTCCTGCCTCCATTGACTGTCAGCTATGAGGAACTCGATCAAGCGGCAGAGATGCTGCAGACGACACTGAGTAAGCAATCAGCCAATCTTAAACTTTGA
- a CDS encoding PspC domain-containing protein — MKKKLYKSTSNKMLTGTLGGISEIYDIDASLLRILYAVGIFLSSGFLLIVYIVAAIIMPTDQEVQK, encoded by the coding sequence ATGAAAAAGAAACTGTATAAGTCGACAAGCAACAAAATGCTGACAGGAACACTCGGTGGAATTAGTGAAATATACGACATTGATGCCAGCCTGCTGCGAATTTTATATGCTGTCGGTATTTTCTTAAGCAGCGGATTCCTGCTTATTGTATATATTGTAGCCGCTATTATTATGCCGACAGATCAAGAGGTTCAGAAATAG
- a CDS encoding lysine N(6)-hydroxylase/L-ornithine N(5)-oxygenase family protein, translated as MTQHEKMYDLIGVGIGPFNLSLAALLDEIDEVDSLFFEQREHFDWHPGMLIEGTKLQVPFLADLVTMADPTNKHSFLNYINENDRMYQFYFLQRLDIPRREYNDYCQWAAHRLNSCKFGNRVTRIQHVQEEESYFKVDVESASGDSVTYRTKHVVMGTGSVPAMPKSFRGLPKEDVFHTADYVPNQDRCKDAESVTVVGSGQSAAEAFRELLKEQREHGFRLDWITRSAGFESMEESKLSLEHFSPDYVNYFYQLPQEDKDRIFATQGLYYKGISNHTIEDIYNLLYEYSIGDDELNVGLQVLTEVKGIEPKGGGYVLDCFHWQKKESFQHESDVVVTATGYQPNIPEFVHYLDDFIEWDDHGRYKVEADYRLKKTKDVPNEIYVHSGISHSHGVGSTNLGLAVHRNKVIINHLAGREIFKLPKKGIFQSFDIHK; from the coding sequence ATGACACAGCATGAAAAAATGTACGACTTAATAGGAGTAGGGATTGGACCTTTTAACTTAAGCCTTGCTGCTTTACTGGATGAAATAGACGAAGTGGACAGTTTGTTTTTTGAGCAGAGAGAGCATTTTGACTGGCACCCTGGAATGTTAATTGAAGGGACGAAGCTGCAGGTGCCTTTTCTTGCGGATCTTGTCACAATGGCTGATCCAACGAATAAACACAGCTTTCTTAATTACATTAATGAGAACGATCGCATGTATCAATTCTATTTTCTTCAACGGCTTGATATTCCCCGGAGAGAATATAACGACTACTGCCAATGGGCGGCCCACAGGTTAAACAGCTGTAAATTTGGTAACCGTGTAACCCGCATTCAGCATGTGCAGGAAGAAGAATCTTATTTTAAGGTAGATGTTGAGAGTGCATCCGGCGATTCTGTAACGTACCGGACAAAGCATGTCGTTATGGGAACAGGAAGTGTACCGGCAATGCCTAAATCATTTAGAGGGCTGCCAAAAGAAGATGTGTTCCACACGGCTGATTATGTACCCAATCAGGACCGCTGCAAAGATGCTGAATCTGTAACCGTAGTTGGGTCAGGACAGAGTGCAGCAGAAGCATTTCGAGAACTGCTAAAAGAACAGCGTGAACATGGATTCCGCCTTGATTGGATTACCCGCTCCGCAGGGTTTGAGTCTATGGAAGAGTCGAAGCTGAGTCTCGAGCATTTTTCGCCGGATTATGTGAATTATTTTTATCAGCTTCCTCAGGAAGATAAAGACAGAATTTTTGCTACCCAAGGCCTGTATTATAAAGGCATCAGTAATCACACCATTGAAGATATTTACAATCTTTTATACGAGTATTCCATTGGTGATGATGAGTTAAATGTCGGCCTGCAGGTTTTAACAGAAGTCAAAGGGATAGAGCCTAAAGGCGGTGGGTACGTTCTTGACTGCTTCCACTGGCAGAAAAAAGAATCCTTTCAGCACGAAAGCGATGTTGTGGTTACAGCTACAGGTTATCAGCCCAATATCCCCGAATTTGTGCATTACTTAGATGACTTCATTGAATGGGATGACCATGGACGGTATAAGGTAGAAGCGGATTACCGTCTGAAAAAAACTAAGGATGTACCGAATGAGATTTATGTCCACAGCGGGATCTCTCATTCCCACGGCGTAGGATCAACAAACCTAGGACTGGCTGTGCACCGAAATAAAGTCATTATTAACCACCTGGCCGGCCGCGAAATTTTCAAGCTGCCGAAAAAAGGAATTTTTCAATCGTTTGATATTCATAAATAA
- a CDS encoding 6-phospho-alpha-glucosidase, whose translation MKKQRLVVAGSGSTYTMGMMMSLIEEKERFPLKEVVFYDIDEKRQERNAKATEVLFEERYPELDSFSYTTDKQKAFEGADFVFVQIRTGGLAMREKDEQIALKHGIVGQETCGPGGMAYGLRSIKDMIQLVKDIRKYSPDAWILNYTNPAAIVADALAREFPSDDRLMNICDMPIAIMISYAKLLQLDVWDLVPEYFGLNHFGWFTKIYDKEGNDHTERLKNLIIETGFKPEDTEIANDVSWQKTFEQARQMLIDFPEFLPNTYLQYYLYPEQMVDKEDPANTRARQVIEGRQKRVHDTCDFIIKEGTAENADLHVDIHGVFMVRAAESLAYNLAERFIVIVKNNGIIPNLPADAMVEVPCLLTSQGPQPFTVGEIPTFYKGLIEGQLAYEKLVVDSYFEKSKQKLIQALTLNRTVVNVSKAKAVIEDLIAANKGYWPEY comes from the coding sequence ATGAAGAAACAGCGTCTTGTAGTAGCAGGAAGCGGAAGCACCTACACGATGGGAATGATGATGAGTTTAATCGAAGAGAAAGAAAGATTCCCTTTAAAAGAAGTCGTTTTTTACGATATAGACGAAAAGCGGCAGGAGCGAAACGCAAAAGCAACAGAAGTACTTTTTGAAGAGCGGTATCCTGAGCTTGATTCCTTTTCCTATACAACTGATAAGCAGAAAGCTTTTGAGGGAGCAGATTTCGTATTCGTTCAGATCCGTACAGGCGGTCTGGCGATGCGTGAAAAAGATGAACAGATTGCTTTAAAGCATGGAATTGTCGGACAGGAAACGTGCGGGCCGGGAGGTATGGCTTACGGACTAAGATCGATTAAAGATATGATTCAGCTTGTAAAAGATATCCGCAAGTATTCACCCGACGCCTGGATTCTCAACTATACGAATCCTGCGGCAATTGTCGCCGATGCGCTGGCGCGTGAGTTTCCATCGGATGATCGCTTGATGAATATATGTGATATGCCGATTGCGATCATGATCAGCTATGCGAAGCTTCTTCAATTAGATGTCTGGGATCTCGTTCCTGAATATTTTGGTCTGAACCACTTTGGCTGGTTTACGAAGATTTATGATAAAGAAGGCAATGATCATACCGAACGGTTGAAAAATTTAATTATTGAAACAGGTTTTAAACCGGAAGATACAGAGATTGCGAACGATGTTTCCTGGCAGAAAACCTTTGAACAGGCGAGACAGATGCTGATCGATTTCCCGGAATTTTTACCAAATACGTATCTGCAATATTATTTATATCCAGAGCAGATGGTGGATAAAGAAGACCCTGCGAATACGAGGGCCCGTCAGGTTATAGAAGGAAGGCAGAAACGTGTTCACGATACGTGCGACTTCATTATAAAAGAAGGAACGGCTGAAAACGCCGACCTGCACGTCGATATTCACGGAGTATTTATGGTCAGAGCCGCAGAGTCTCTCGCTTATAACCTGGCGGAACGATTTATTGTCATTGTAAAAAATAACGGAATCATCCCGAATCTGCCGGCAGATGCCATGGTTGAAGTACCGTGCTTGTTAACGAGCCAGGGACCTCAGCCTTTTACCGTCGGGGAGATCCCAACCTTTTATAAGGGACTGATTGAAGGACAGCTGGCATACGAGAAACTTGTAGTTGATTCATATTTTGAGAAGAGCAAACAAAAACTAATCCAAGCTTTAACCTTAAACCGAACAGTCGTAAATGTGAGCAAGGCGAAAGCGGTAATAGAAGATTTAATTGCAGCCAATAAAGGTTACTGGCCGGAATACTAA
- the argC gene encoding N-acetyl-gamma-glutamyl-phosphate reductase, with the protein METGIVGATGYGGVELFRLLSGHSEVKNIHLYSSSQAGEFFEEIYTHVNNQSHELQPLQPEKMKQELDIIFLATPPGVSSELTPKLTGGKAKVIDLSGDLRLKDPQTYTDWYNNAAAPQSVIEEAVYGLPEWNKENIQSASVIANPGCYPTATLLGLGPVIEKQIADPGRIIIDAKSGVSGAGKNASPVTHFAHTQENFRIYKVNQHKHIPEIEQQLNLWNEASKPVTFSTHLVPMTRGIMSTIYVEPVADDSLESIHELYQQTYESHPFVRVRKLGDFPSTRDVYGSNYCDIGLALDDRTGRLTIVAVIDNLMKGAASQAVQNMNLVSGIEETTGLKHVPVFP; encoded by the coding sequence TTGGAGACAGGTATTGTTGGCGCGACAGGATATGGCGGTGTAGAGCTGTTCAGGTTGTTATCAGGACATTCAGAAGTAAAGAATATTCATCTTTACTCTTCTTCCCAGGCAGGTGAGTTTTTTGAAGAAATATACACTCACGTGAATAATCAATCACACGAGCTTCAGCCGCTTCAGCCGGAAAAAATGAAGCAGGAGCTCGATATTATTTTCCTTGCTACGCCCCCCGGTGTTTCCAGTGAACTGACACCGAAGCTTACGGGCGGAAAAGCAAAAGTGATCGATCTTTCCGGCGATTTACGGCTGAAAGATCCCCAAACCTATACAGATTGGTATAACAATGCGGCTGCTCCTCAATCAGTGATTGAAGAAGCCGTTTATGGACTTCCAGAGTGGAATAAAGAAAATATTCAGTCAGCATCTGTAATTGCCAACCCGGGCTGTTATCCGACGGCAACATTGTTAGGACTGGGACCGGTTATCGAAAAGCAGATCGCTGATCCGGGCCGTATCATCATCGACGCCAAGTCAGGAGTATCAGGAGCCGGAAAAAATGCCAGCCCTGTCACTCATTTTGCCCATACTCAAGAGAACTTTCGTATTTATAAGGTCAATCAGCATAAACACATTCCTGAAATTGAGCAGCAGCTTAACCTATGGAATGAGGCGTCAAAACCAGTGACTTTTTCAACACACTTAGTTCCAATGACGAGAGGAATTATGTCAACGATCTATGTGGAGCCGGTCGCAGATGATTCACTGGAAAGCATTCACGAGCTGTATCAGCAGACCTATGAATCCCATCCGTTTGTTCGTGTTCGCAAGCTTGGAGATTTTCCAAGCACCAGGGATGTATACGGCTCAAACTACTGCGATATCGGGCTGGCCCTGGATGATCGAACAGGCCGTCTGACGATCGTGGCTGTGATAGACAACTTAATGAAAGGAGCGGCCAGTCAGGCTGTTCAAAATATGAATCTCGTATCAGGAATTGAAGAAACAACGGGACTTAAGCATGTTCCGGTATTTCCATAA
- a CDS encoding N-acetyltransferase, with amino-acid sequence MTYLVPVNKRKDYLPFLLLADENEAIIMEYINEGEMYAVKDQKNVIGVCLFTFPDTDVAEIKNIALTKAQQGKGIGKAVIQEAFHLFKKRGYSRIFVGTANSSLANLSFYQKAGFRFDTVRKDFFLNYPHPIYENGIQALDMVVFSKDLIEGDGKDEKETV; translated from the coding sequence ATGACGTATTTAGTCCCTGTTAACAAACGTAAAGATTATCTTCCCTTCCTCCTGTTAGCCGATGAGAATGAAGCTATTATTATGGAGTATATTAATGAGGGAGAAATGTATGCCGTTAAAGATCAGAAAAACGTAATAGGAGTCTGTCTGTTTACTTTTCCTGACACCGATGTGGCGGAAATTAAAAATATAGCTTTAACAAAAGCACAACAAGGGAAAGGAATAGGTAAGGCTGTTATACAGGAAGCTTTTCACCTTTTTAAAAAGAGAGGTTATTCTCGAATATTCGTCGGGACGGCCAATTCCAGCCTGGCTAATTTAAGCTTTTACCAAAAAGCCGGATTCCGGTTCGATACGGTACGAAAAGATTTCTTTTTGAATTACCCGCACCCGATTTATGAAAATGGAATACAGGCCCTTGATATGGTGGTATTCTCGAAGGATTTAATTGAAGGAGATGGTAAAGATGAAAAAGAAACTGTATAA
- the chbG gene encoding chitin disaccharide deacetylase has translation MKKLIINADDFGYSRGVNFGIIDAYQLGVLTSTTFMANMPGRDHAAELAKDYPGLGVGVHLVLTCGRPLLDSHRTIVDSKGDFRNLSFYKGAFTVDYDEVYDEWKAQIEKFLSYGLKPTHLDSHHHINSFGQVPEVFMSLAEEYSLPVRNNMEPEITKELCDKQIKTTDSFAYLIETALKDNSALDELFAEAETVEVMAHPAYLDKKLLSTSSFTYPRVDEVEFLTDPERVQLIQSRDDVKLTTFSEL, from the coding sequence ATGAAAAAGCTGATTATAAATGCGGATGACTTTGGATATTCACGGGGGGTGAACTTTGGCATTATCGATGCCTATCAATTAGGAGTTTTAACATCGACGACTTTCATGGCAAATATGCCGGGGAGAGATCACGCGGCTGAGCTTGCCAAGGATTATCCAGGGCTTGGTGTAGGTGTTCACTTAGTATTAACGTGCGGACGGCCGCTTCTCGATAGTCACCGAACAATTGTTGATTCAAAAGGCGACTTTCGTAATCTGAGCTTCTATAAAGGTGCATTTACGGTTGACTATGATGAAGTGTATGACGAATGGAAAGCTCAGATAGAGAAATTTCTTTCCTATGGACTAAAACCGACCCACCTCGACAGCCACCACCATATTAATTCGTTTGGACAAGTCCCGGAAGTTTTTATGAGTCTGGCAGAGGAATATAGCCTGCCCGTCAGAAATAACATGGAGCCTGAAATAACGAAAGAGCTGTGCGATAAACAGATCAAAACGACCGACTCTTTTGCCTATTTAATTGAAACCGCTTTAAAAGACAATTCAGCACTTGATGAATTATTTGCAGAAGCAGAGACAGTGGAAGTGATGGCGCATCCCGCTTACTTGGATAAAAAATTACTGTCGACCTCTTCATTTACTTATCCAAGAGTAGATGAAGTTGAGTTTTTAACAGACCCAGAGAGAGTACAGCTTATTCAGTCAAGAGACGACGTGAAGTTAACGACATTCAGCGAGCTCTAA
- the argB gene encoding acetylglutamate kinase, translated as MTTSKSMQATGHKPVIVVKIGGSMIDQLTDHFYKSLAALTDRYHCVVVHGGGPAITALLKNLQIEGEFYNGLRKTTPETLEVVKMTLGGKVSAQVTSALCKHGVAALGLKGSDGGLLKAGLVDEEKLGLVGDIEQVNTSLIHQLLNSGYLPVIAPLAVTVDGETVNVNADNAAAAVADALQAEKLMFVTDVPGILNGEHIIERITPPEIHSLMESGVIYGGMIPKVNSAIEALSAKLKEVLVVSGEQSLLQDGVIKGTTIYHELKEGAVR; from the coding sequence ATGACTACGTCAAAATCAATGCAAGCTACCGGACATAAACCGGTGATTGTTGTGAAAATCGGCGGCAGCATGATTGATCAGCTGACCGATCACTTTTACAAAAGCCTGGCAGCCCTGACAGATCGATACCATTGCGTAGTCGTACACGGCGGCGGACCGGCCATCACGGCTCTGCTTAAGAATTTGCAGATCGAAGGAGAATTCTACAATGGACTGCGCAAGACGACTCCGGAGACGCTTGAAGTTGTAAAAATGACGCTCGGCGGAAAGGTCAGCGCCCAGGTGACATCGGCTCTTTGCAAGCATGGAGTTGCAGCACTTGGTTTAAAGGGAAGCGATGGCGGCCTTTTGAAAGCTGGTTTAGTCGATGAAGAGAAGCTCGGGCTGGTTGGTGATATTGAACAGGTGAACACTTCTCTTATCCATCAGCTCCTCAATAGCGGCTATCTGCCCGTCATAGCACCACTTGCTGTGACGGTCGACGGGGAAACAGTAAATGTCAATGCGGATAACGCGGCGGCTGCGGTAGCTGACGCTTTACAGGCAGAGAAGCTGATGTTTGTCACAGATGTACCCGGTATTTTAAACGGAGAACATATTATCGAGCGCATTACCCCGCCAGAGATTCATAGTTTAATGGAGTCAGGTGTTATATATGGAGGCATGATTCCAAAAGTGAACTCAGCCATTGAAGCGTTATCGGCAAAATTAAAAGAGGTGCTTGTTGTCAGCGGCGAACAGTCACTGCTCCAAGATGGAGTTATAAAAGGTACAACGATTTATCATGAGTTAAAGGAAGGAGCGGTACGATGA
- a CDS encoding PTS transporter subunit EIIC, producing MKSFMQKLGKSLLIPIVALPIAGLTLRLTAEDMLDIPLFQASGVILSQMDALIAIGIAMGLAKTKDKGIPALTGFLAIIVLKEGLKIMDPELNMSVFGGVMAGLIAAFIYNKFKDAKLPSMFAFFSGEKFPITMIIITMIPVAGVMSLIWPYAQSGIDSFGQTLVNLGAMGVFIYGFLNRFLLPFGLHHVLNTYTYFGLGSYETASGEVVAGEITRFLSGDPTAGYFIGGFFVTMLFGIPAIALAITKAAKRRKQETKTLMSSGAATSFVTGITEPIEFTFLFTSPLLYFIHSVYTGLAGAVLYLLHIRHGFSWGAGVIDYVVNLNLSDNGLMIIPVGLAFFALYYFTFYFVIIKRDIPVIGREEEVDFGEEATEKEKELELTHSNHEYMAKKLLQYIGGKENVILNDNCMTRLRLELHDASLVDEAKIKQTGAHGVVKIDNHNVQIIIGSEATTVKKELDKFLDE from the coding sequence ATGAAAAGCTTTATGCAGAAGTTAGGAAAGTCACTGCTTATTCCGATTGTTGCCCTGCCCATTGCTGGTCTAACGCTTCGTTTGACTGCTGAGGATATGCTCGATATTCCGCTCTTTCAGGCTTCGGGCGTTATCCTTAGTCAAATGGATGCCCTTATTGCCATCGGTATCGCAATGGGACTTGCGAAGACGAAAGATAAAGGAATACCTGCCCTCACTGGTTTTTTGGCGATTATCGTTCTAAAAGAAGGTTTAAAGATTATGGATCCAGAGTTGAACATGAGTGTGTTTGGGGGAGTCATGGCCGGATTAATTGCTGCCTTTATTTATAACAAGTTTAAAGATGCAAAGCTGCCGAGTATGTTCGCCTTCTTCAGCGGTGAAAAGTTCCCGATTACGATGATCATTATAACGATGATACCAGTCGCCGGCGTGATGTCTCTCATCTGGCCGTATGCTCAATCAGGCATTGATTCTTTTGGACAGACGCTCGTTAATTTAGGAGCGATGGGTGTTTTCATCTACGGGTTTTTAAACAGGTTCCTTCTGCCGTTTGGACTGCACCATGTTTTGAACACCTACACTTACTTTGGATTAGGTAGTTATGAAACCGCTTCAGGTGAAGTGGTAGCTGGTGAAATTACCCGCTTTCTAAGCGGTGACCCAACAGCTGGTTACTTTATCGGCGGCTTTTTCGTAACGATGCTGTTTGGTATCCCGGCGATTGCCCTCGCGATCACAAAGGCGGCTAAGAGAAGAAAGCAGGAGACGAAAACGTTAATGTCTTCAGGTGCGGCCACTTCCTTTGTAACAGGTATTACAGAGCCGATTGAGTTTACATTCCTATTTACTTCTCCATTGCTATACTTCATTCACTCTGTGTACACAGGGCTCGCCGGAGCGGTTCTCTATTTACTGCACATTCGCCACGGATTTTCCTGGGGTGCTGGTGTGATCGACTATGTCGTTAACTTGAACCTGTCAGACAACGGACTGATGATTATTCCTGTAGGCCTTGCGTTCTTCGCCCTATATTACTTTACCTTCTACTTTGTCATTATTAAGAGGGATATTCCTGTAATCGGAAGAGAAGAAGAGGTTGATTTTGGAGAAGAAGCTACGGAAAAAGAAAAAGAACTGGAGCTTACTCACTCGAACCACGAATATATGGCGAAGAAGCTCCTTCAGTATATCGGAGGAAAAGAGAACGTCATTTTAAATGATAACTGTATGACAAGGCTGCGTTTAGAACTGCATGATGCAAGTCTGGTAGATGAAGCTAAAATTAAACAAACAGGCGCTCATGGGGTTGTGAAAATTGATAATCATAACGTTCAAATCATCATTGGCTCTGAAGCGACGACCGTGAAGAAAGAATTAGATAAGTTTTTAGACGAATAA
- the argJ gene encoding bifunctional ornithine acetyltransferase/N-acetylglutamate synthase translates to MIQLTDAGNIKKVENGTVTSPKGFVSGGLHCGLRRSKNDFGLLMSEQPASAAAVYTQSHFQAPPLKVTQESIASEQKIQAVVVNSAIANACTGEEGLLNAFQMRDLIAKRYEIPADYVAVASTGVIGEQLDMEKITYGAHTVEMDHKEAHAFQQAILTTDTCEKSSCFQLEIDGQTVTVAGAAKGSGMIHPNMATMLGFITTDANIESKHLQAALSHCIDQSFNQITVDGETSTNDMVLTLANGKAENEPLYPEHKQWKDFQQALLLVCEDLAKQIAKDGEGATKLIEVNVKGANSEKEARAIAKKVVGSNLVKTAVYGLDANWGRIVGAIGHSEAEVAAEECDIYIGSQLVFSRGTPHPFSEEQATEHMSKDKVNIQINLHQGTEAGTAWGCDLTYDYVKINASYRT, encoded by the coding sequence TTGATTCAACTAACGGACGCAGGCAATATCAAGAAGGTGGAAAATGGTACAGTTACGTCGCCTAAAGGATTTGTTTCAGGAGGGCTGCACTGTGGGCTTCGACGATCAAAAAATGATTTTGGACTATTAATGAGTGAGCAGCCCGCCTCCGCAGCGGCCGTTTACACACAGAGTCATTTCCAAGCTCCGCCACTTAAAGTTACACAAGAGAGTATAGCTTCTGAGCAGAAGATCCAGGCGGTGGTAGTCAACAGTGCGATTGCCAATGCATGTACGGGAGAAGAAGGTCTTTTGAACGCCTTTCAAATGCGGGATCTTATCGCTAAACGATATGAGATACCGGCTGATTATGTGGCTGTTGCTTCCACAGGAGTGATTGGCGAGCAGCTCGATATGGAGAAAATTACGTACGGAGCACATACCGTCGAGATGGATCATAAGGAAGCGCACGCTTTTCAGCAGGCGATATTAACAACAGATACGTGCGAAAAATCCTCCTGTTTTCAATTAGAAATAGACGGACAGACGGTAACGGTTGCCGGAGCGGCTAAGGGCTCAGGCATGATCCATCCGAACATGGCTACAATGCTCGGTTTTATTACGACAGATGCCAATATTGAATCTAAGCATTTACAGGCAGCTTTAAGCCATTGTATCGATCAGTCTTTTAATCAGATTACGGTGGATGGAGAAACTTCCACAAATGATATGGTGCTCACACTTGCAAATGGCAAAGCCGAAAACGAGCCCCTGTACCCAGAACATAAGCAGTGGAAAGACTTTCAGCAGGCTCTATTACTCGTATGTGAAGACCTCGCGAAGCAGATTGCGAAAGATGGAGAAGGAGCCACGAAGCTGATTGAAGTAAATGTAAAAGGCGCGAACTCTGAAAAAGAAGCTAGAGCTATAGCGAAGAAAGTTGTAGGATCAAATTTAGTGAAAACGGCTGTCTATGGGCTGGATGCCAACTGGGGACGGATCGTCGGGGCGATCGGCCATAGTGAGGCAGAAGTTGCTGCTGAGGAGTGCGATATCTATATCGGCAGCCAGCTGGTCTTCAGCAGAGGAACACCGCATCCATTTTCTGAAGAACAGGCGACAGAGCACATGAGCAAGGATAAGGTGAATATCCAAATAAACCTGCATCAAGGCACAGAAGCAGGAACAGCCTGGGGGTGTGACTTAACCTATGACTACGTCAAAATCAATGCAAGCTACCGGACATAA
- a CDS encoding GntR family transcriptional regulator, giving the protein MNTSSPLYKQVADKIKKDIISSKLNKDEAIPSENKLAVKYDVSRVTIRQAIQLLVKEDILYKVRGSGTYVKNAKIEHDIYRLQSFTEEMLLLNQNPTNQILEFSMQQPAEPIRETLQLKDGEKVFFIRRLRCAEEDPMILEETYMPVSLFPDLSVEVMTRSKYEYVERKGYVIKERQGEILPMSPDEELKTILQLQNDSSILSMNLWAYLEDDTVFEFTKLYFRSEKYTFKFTSKRF; this is encoded by the coding sequence TTGAACACAAGTTCTCCCTTATATAAACAAGTTGCAGACAAAATAAAGAAGGATATTATCAGCTCCAAACTTAACAAAGATGAAGCCATCCCTTCTGAGAATAAACTGGCAGTTAAATATGACGTAAGCCGGGTAACTATCCGCCAGGCCATCCAGCTTCTTGTAAAAGAAGATATCCTATACAAAGTCAGAGGAAGCGGCACTTATGTAAAAAACGCCAAGATTGAGCATGACATTTACCGGCTGCAAAGTTTCACAGAAGAGATGCTCCTCCTCAATCAGAATCCCACAAACCAAATATTGGAATTCTCTATGCAGCAGCCGGCAGAACCGATTCGGGAGACGCTGCAGTTAAAGGACGGAGAAAAAGTTTTCTTCATTCGCCGTCTTCGCTGCGCGGAAGAAGATCCGATGATTCTAGAAGAGACCTACATGCCCGTCTCCTTGTTCCCGGATTTGTCAGTGGAAGTCATGACCCGTTCCAAATATGAGTATGTCGAACGAAAAGGGTACGTTATTAAAGAGCGACAAGGGGAAATACTCCCTATGTCGCCTGATGAGGAATTAAAGACGATTTTACAACTACAAAATGATTCTTCGATTTTGTCGATGAATCTATGGGCTTATTTAGAAGACGATACAGTTTTTGAATTTACGAAGCTTTACTTTCGAAGTGAGAAATATACCTTCAAGTTTACTTCCAAACGCTTTTAA